One Sinorhizobium mexicanum genomic region harbors:
- a CDS encoding GlxA family transcriptional regulator: METTLIGKKAAANRHLAAHGVLRVGFILARSFTLSAFSLFADALRLGSDVEDKSGRVNCDWEVLGSTRNFVMSSCGIQVAPTASLRPPTEFSYIAVVGGRLNVEEPIDRETINYLHRAAREGVPIIGVCTGSFILAEAGVLDGRAACVSWLHHNEFRSRFPAIEVTSKRIFVEDGNVITCAGGSSVADLATYLIRKHVGEEAERNALEIMQITRRRDATEMQTRNPLGTVIVQDKRISLALMVMEQHLEDIIGIDDVANALGISRRQLERLFQNELGATPVSVYLKLRLDAAMRLVASTEKPLIDIALETGFENVSHFIRKFREAFSLTPGAARKQLAAARRPASSR; this comes from the coding sequence TTGGAAACGACTCTGATAGGAAAAAAGGCGGCCGCGAACAGGCATCTCGCCGCGCACGGGGTGCTGCGCGTCGGCTTCATTCTCGCGCGGAGCTTCACGCTCAGCGCCTTTTCCCTGTTTGCCGACGCCTTGAGGCTTGGCAGCGATGTCGAGGACAAGTCGGGCCGGGTGAACTGCGATTGGGAGGTGCTCGGCAGCACGAGGAACTTCGTCATGTCCAGCTGCGGCATACAGGTGGCGCCTACGGCCTCGCTTCGCCCACCGACCGAGTTCAGCTACATCGCCGTCGTTGGCGGGCGGCTCAACGTCGAAGAACCGATCGACCGTGAAACGATCAACTATCTCCATCGGGCGGCACGAGAGGGCGTGCCGATCATCGGTGTCTGCACGGGAAGCTTCATTCTGGCCGAAGCGGGAGTGCTGGACGGACGTGCCGCCTGCGTCAGCTGGCTGCATCACAATGAATTTCGATCGCGCTTCCCCGCAATCGAGGTGACGTCAAAGCGCATCTTTGTCGAGGATGGCAATGTGATCACCTGCGCCGGCGGCAGCAGCGTCGCCGACCTCGCCACCTACCTGATCCGCAAGCATGTCGGCGAGGAAGCCGAGCGCAACGCGCTCGAAATCATGCAGATCACACGCCGCAGAGACGCCACCGAAATGCAGACGCGCAATCCGCTCGGCACAGTCATCGTGCAGGACAAGCGGATCAGTCTCGCGCTCATGGTGATGGAGCAGCATCTTGAGGACATCATCGGCATCGATGACGTGGCGAACGCACTTGGCATATCGCGCAGGCAACTCGAACGCCTGTTCCAGAATGAACTCGGCGCCACCCCGGTTTCGGTCTATCTGAAACTTCGCCTCGACGCGGCGATGCGGCTCGTTGCATCAACCGAGAAGCCATTGATCGACATTGCGCTAGAAACCGGCTTCGAGAACGTCTCTCACTTCATCCGGAAGTTCAGGGAGGCGTTTTCGCTAACCCCCGGTGCAGCGCGCAAGCAACTTGCGGCAGCACGGCGCCCGGCTTCCAGCCGCTGA
- a CDS encoding DUF930 domain-containing protein: MKALACAFALGLSMTDPAAAMDQSLVRQFEKLDPQTRLEQRCDTEAMERISADKTSYSPDKVIAYTFADPIFKGDKMKAPGAVFRSGGEWYKLAFKCRTNAEHLDVLSFEYKIGELVPRERWDQLFLYP; the protein is encoded by the coding sequence ATGAAAGCACTTGCCTGCGCGTTCGCCCTCGGCCTGTCGATGACAGATCCGGCAGCCGCGATGGATCAATCTCTGGTGCGACAGTTCGAAAAGCTCGACCCGCAAACGCGCCTGGAGCAGCGGTGCGATACCGAGGCGATGGAACGGATCAGCGCGGACAAGACGTCGTACAGCCCGGACAAGGTCATCGCCTACACCTTCGCCGATCCAATCTTCAAAGGTGACAAGATGAAGGCGCCGGGCGCAGTCTTTCGAAGTGGGGGCGAATGGTACAAGCTCGCCTTCAAGTGCCGCACCAATGCGGAACATCTCGACGTGCTGTCGTTTGAATACAAGATCGGGGAACTCGTGCCGCGGGAACGCTGGGACCAGCTCTTTCTTTACCCCTGA
- a CDS encoding YbaK/EbsC family protein, which yields MSLASVKQFFSEHAPDIDVIELAQSTATVELAAKGHGVEPAQIAKTLALKVGDDVILIVTRGDARLDNKKYKARFGTKARMLGFDEVEAETGHPVGGVCPFGLAKPHSVYCDESLKAYDVVVPAAGATNAAVHISPARIAELTGAEWVDVSAT from the coding sequence ATGAGCCTTGCTTCCGTCAAACAGTTCTTCTCCGAACACGCTCCCGACATCGATGTCATCGAACTTGCACAAAGCACCGCCACCGTGGAACTCGCAGCCAAAGGGCACGGTGTCGAGCCGGCGCAAATTGCCAAGACGTTGGCGCTCAAAGTCGGAGACGACGTCATCCTGATCGTCACGCGTGGTGACGCCCGGCTCGACAACAAGAAGTACAAGGCCCGCTTCGGCACGAAGGCCCGCATGCTCGGCTTCGACGAGGTAGAGGCGGAAACGGGCCATCCGGTCGGCGGGGTCTGCCCTTTCGGTCTCGCCAAGCCGCACAGCGTCTATTGCGACGAGTCCTTGAAGGCCTACGACGTCGTCGTTCCCGCAGCTGGCGCGACCAACGCCGCCGTCCACATCAGCCCGGCGCGCATCGCGGAATTGACCGGAGCGGAATGGGTCGATGTTTCGGCAACGTGA
- a CDS encoding GlsB/YeaQ/YmgE family stress response membrane protein: MGIESILVFLIVGAVAGWLAGLIVSGFGFGLIGNIVVGIVGAFIAGYLFPAIGISLGTGILSAIIHSTIGAIILLVLIRIVKQA; encoded by the coding sequence ATGGGTATTGAAAGCATCCTGGTATTCCTGATCGTCGGCGCTGTTGCCGGCTGGCTTGCCGGTCTGATCGTCAGCGGCTTCGGTTTCGGTCTGATCGGCAACATCGTCGTCGGCATCGTCGGCGCTTTCATCGCCGGCTACCTCTTTCCGGCAATCGGCATAAGCCTCGGAACTGGCATCCTTTCCGCGATCATTCACTCGACGATCGGCGCGATCATCCTCCTGGTGCTGATCCGCATCGTCAAACAAGCGTAA
- the rhaI gene encoding L-rhamnose catabolism isomerase: MTEMISKAVVEAENAGRRDALSRDYDSLGERLARRGIEIDAIKKKVGSYGVAVPSWGVGTGGTRFARFSGLGEPRNIFDKLEDCGVIHQLTRATPTVSLHIPWDKVSDLQALKEKGGALGLGFDAMNSNTFSDAPGQAHSYKFGSLSHSDAATRRQAVEHNLECIEIGKALGSRALTVWIGDGSNFPGQSNFTKSFERYLDAMKAIYAALPDDWRVFTEHKMYEPAFYSTVVQDWGTNYLIAQELGPKAFCLVDLGHHAPNVNIEMIVARLIQFRKLGGFHFNDSKYGDDDLDTGSIDPYRLFLVFNELVDAEVRGAEGFNPAHMLDQSHNVTDPIESLMTSAMEVCRAYAQALLVDRKALNGYQQGNDALMASETLKAAFRTDVEPILAMARLDRDGAIAPVATYRASGYRAKVAGERPAVAGGGGGIV, from the coding sequence ATGACCGAGATGATCAGCAAGGCCGTTGTCGAGGCCGAGAATGCAGGCCGCCGGGACGCGCTCAGCCGAGACTACGACAGCCTCGGCGAAAGGCTTGCCCGTCGCGGCATCGAGATCGATGCGATCAAGAAAAAGGTCGGCTCCTATGGCGTTGCCGTTCCCTCCTGGGGGGTCGGCACGGGCGGCACGCGTTTTGCCCGCTTCTCCGGCCTGGGCGAACCGCGCAACATCTTCGACAAGCTCGAAGACTGCGGCGTCATCCATCAGTTGACGCGGGCGACGCCGACCGTTTCGCTGCATATCCCGTGGGACAAGGTTTCCGATCTCCAGGCGTTGAAGGAGAAGGGCGGCGCGCTCGGCTTGGGCTTCGATGCGATGAATTCCAACACCTTCTCGGACGCGCCCGGGCAGGCCCACTCGTACAAGTTCGGGTCGCTCTCCCATAGCGATGCGGCGACGCGGCGCCAGGCTGTCGAGCACAATCTCGAATGCATCGAGATCGGCAAGGCGCTGGGGTCGAGGGCCCTGACAGTGTGGATCGGCGACGGCTCCAACTTTCCGGGGCAGAGCAATTTCACCAAGTCGTTTGAGCGCTATCTCGATGCGATGAAGGCAATCTATGCCGCACTTCCGGACGACTGGCGCGTCTTCACCGAACACAAGATGTACGAGCCCGCCTTCTATTCGACCGTCGTGCAGGACTGGGGAACGAACTACCTGATCGCGCAGGAACTGGGCCCCAAGGCCTTCTGCCTCGTCGACCTTGGCCATCACGCACCGAACGTCAACATCGAGATGATCGTCGCGCGGCTGATCCAGTTCAGGAAGCTCGGTGGCTTCCATTTCAACGACTCCAAATACGGCGACGACGATCTCGATACCGGATCGATCGATCCCTATCGGCTGTTCCTGGTGTTCAACGAACTGGTAGACGCCGAGGTGCGCGGTGCGGAAGGTTTCAATCCCGCGCATATGCTCGACCAGAGTCACAACGTGACGGATCCCATCGAGAGCCTGATGACCAGCGCGATGGAAGTCTGCCGCGCATATGCCCAGGCCCTTCTCGTCGATCGCAAGGCGCTCAACGGCTATCAGCAGGGCAACGATGCGCTGATGGCGTCGGAAACGCTGAAAGCCGCTTTCCGAACGGACGTCGAACCGATCCTGGCGATGGCGCGCCTCGACCGGGACGGCGCGATCGCGCCGGTCGCGACCTACCGCGCGAGCGGCTACCGCGCCAAGGTGGCGGGCGAGCGGCCCGCCGTCGCCGGCGGTGGCGGCGGCATCGTCTGA
- a CDS encoding bifunctional rhamnulose-1-phosphate aldolase/short-chain dehydrogenase, whose protein sequence is MLDKQQGARLANLWDEGKAAGMTEPEKLLYRSNLLGSDKRITNYGGGNTSAKVQEKDPLTGEMAEVLWVKGSGGDVGTIKLDGFATLYMDKLNALKGIYRGVKFEDEMVGYLPHCTFNLNPRAASIDTPLHAYVPKAHVDHMHPDAIIAIAASSNSKELTQKIFGEEIGWLPWKRPGYELGLWLEKFCLENPKARGVVLESHGLFTWGDTAKEAYETTIEIINRAIAWFEEETTAPAFGGSVKPTLDSAERAAIAKRLMPVIRGLISADEKKVGHFDDSQAVLDFVASKNLEPLAALGTSCPDHFLRTKIRPLVVEFDPANPDIDKTLAGLSEAIAAYRADYAAYYERCKRPDSPAMRDPNAVVYLVPGVGMITFAKDKATARISGEFYINAINVMRGASGVSTYVGLPEQEAFDIEYWLLEEAKLQRMPKPKSLAGRIALVTGGAGGIGKATANRLMQEGACVVLADIDETALEAAQTELAGRYGKDFVRSVNMNVTSEAAVESGFGDALLAFGGLDILVSNAGLASSAAIEDTTLALWNKNIDILTTGYFLVSREAFRIFRNQKAGGNVVFVASKNGLAASPGASAYCTAKAAEIHLARCLALEGASAQIRVNVVNPDAVLRGSKIWTGEWKEQRAAAYKMDVDDLEAHYRERSMLKLSVFPEDIAEAIYFLASDMSAKSTGNIVNVDAGNAQSFTR, encoded by the coding sequence ATGCTCGACAAGCAACAAGGCGCACGCCTGGCCAACCTCTGGGACGAGGGCAAGGCGGCAGGAATGACCGAGCCGGAGAAGCTTCTCTACCGATCGAACCTTCTCGGATCGGACAAGCGCATCACCAATTACGGTGGCGGCAATACCTCGGCCAAGGTTCAGGAAAAGGACCCGCTGACGGGCGAGATGGCGGAGGTTCTCTGGGTCAAGGGGTCGGGCGGTGACGTCGGCACCATCAAGCTCGACGGCTTCGCCACCCTGTACATGGACAAGCTCAATGCCCTGAAGGGGATCTACCGGGGCGTCAAATTCGAAGACGAGATGGTCGGCTACCTGCCGCATTGCACCTTCAACCTCAATCCGCGCGCGGCCTCGATCGACACGCCGCTGCATGCCTATGTGCCGAAGGCGCATGTCGACCATATGCATCCGGATGCGATCATCGCGATCGCCGCTTCCAGCAACAGCAAGGAACTGACGCAGAAAATCTTCGGCGAAGAGATCGGCTGGCTGCCCTGGAAGCGGCCGGGCTATGAGCTCGGCCTGTGGCTCGAAAAGTTCTGCCTCGAAAACCCGAAGGCACGCGGTGTGGTCCTGGAAAGCCACGGCCTCTTCACCTGGGGCGATACGGCCAAGGAAGCCTATGAGACGACGATCGAAATCATCAACCGCGCGATTGCCTGGTTCGAGGAAGAAACCACGGCACCGGCCTTCGGCGGGTCGGTGAAGCCGACGCTGGATAGCGCCGAACGCGCCGCGATCGCCAAGCGACTGATGCCCGTCATCCGCGGGCTGATCAGCGCGGACGAGAAAAAGGTCGGGCACTTCGACGACAGCCAGGCCGTACTCGATTTCGTGGCATCCAAAAATCTCGAGCCGCTGGCGGCACTTGGTACAAGCTGCCCTGACCATTTCCTGCGGACGAAGATCCGCCCGCTCGTCGTCGAATTCGATCCGGCCAATCCCGATATTGACAAGACGCTCGCCGGGCTTTCCGAGGCGATTGCCGCCTATCGCGCCGACTATGCCGCCTACTACGAGCGCTGCAAGCGCCCCGACAGCCCGGCGATGCGCGACCCGAACGCCGTCGTCTATCTTGTCCCCGGCGTCGGCATGATCACCTTTGCCAAGGACAAGGCGACGGCGCGGATCTCCGGCGAATTCTACATCAACGCAATAAATGTCATGCGCGGCGCCTCCGGCGTGTCGACCTATGTGGGCCTGCCAGAGCAGGAAGCCTTCGACATCGAATACTGGCTCCTGGAGGAAGCCAAGCTGCAGCGCATGCCGAAGCCGAAGAGTCTCGCCGGCCGCATCGCGCTGGTCACCGGCGGCGCCGGCGGCATCGGCAAGGCGACGGCCAACCGGCTGATGCAGGAAGGCGCCTGCGTCGTTCTCGCCGATATCGACGAAACGGCGCTCGAGGCCGCGCAGACCGAGCTTGCCGGACGATACGGCAAGGATTTCGTCCGCTCCGTCAACATGAACGTGACCAGCGAGGCGGCGGTCGAATCAGGCTTCGGCGATGCGCTCCTCGCCTTTGGCGGTCTCGACATTCTCGTCTCCAATGCCGGGCTCGCCTCGTCGGCGGCGATCGAGGATACGACGCTGGCGCTCTGGAATAAGAACATCGACATTCTCACGACCGGCTATTTCCTCGTCTCGCGTGAGGCCTTCCGCATCTTCCGCAACCAGAAGGCCGGCGGCAATGTCGTGTTCGTCGCCTCGAAGAACGGCCTTGCCGCCTCCCCGGGCGCGTCCGCCTATTGCACGGCGAAAGCGGCGGAGATCCATCTTGCCCGCTGCCTCGCGCTCGAAGGGGCGTCAGCGCAGATCCGCGTCAATGTCGTCAATCCGGACGCGGTGCTACGCGGTTCCAAGATCTGGACCGGCGAATGGAAGGAGCAGCGCGCAGCCGCCTACAAGATGGACGTCGACGACCTGGAGGCGCACTATCGCGAGCGTTCGATGCTGAAGCTCAGCGTCTTCCCGGAAGATATTGCCGAAGCCATCTACTTCCTCGCTTCCGATATGTCGGCAAAATCGACCGGCAACATCGTCAATGTCGACGCGGGCAATGCCCAGTCGTTCACGCGCTGA
- a CDS encoding DeoR/GlpR family DNA-binding transcription regulator: protein MHEKERHRVILSAVQEKPVVTVPELVELTDSSEATIRRDIAALHVQKRLRRVRGGAEAINPPQFVGLAGRPFSVNEGLHAREKQAIAKEAVALCADGEPIIINGGTTTFQMVHFLANRRMQVFTNSFPIAEHLLKHSKNTVMLSGGTIYREQNIILSPFDNDVTRNFYARRMFMGAQGLGPLGLMEADPLLIQAEQKLIDQADELVVLVDSSKFHRRSSLILCGLKRIATVITDSGIEDRHAAMLEGAGVNLVIAKAKPAVDAESASSSA, encoded by the coding sequence ATGCACGAGAAAGAAAGACATAGGGTCATCCTGTCTGCGGTTCAGGAGAAACCGGTCGTGACGGTGCCCGAACTCGTCGAGCTCACCGACAGTTCGGAGGCGACGATCCGGCGCGATATCGCCGCTCTTCACGTGCAAAAACGCCTGCGCCGGGTCCGCGGCGGCGCCGAGGCGATCAATCCGCCACAATTCGTCGGTCTCGCCGGCCGGCCCTTCAGCGTCAACGAGGGCCTGCATGCCCGCGAGAAGCAGGCGATCGCAAAGGAGGCGGTGGCGCTGTGCGCCGACGGCGAACCGATAATCATCAACGGCGGCACCACGACCTTCCAGATGGTGCACTTTCTCGCAAACCGCCGGATGCAGGTCTTCACCAATTCCTTCCCGATCGCCGAGCACCTGCTGAAGCACTCGAAGAACACCGTGATGCTTTCGGGAGGCACGATCTACCGTGAGCAGAACATCATATTGAGCCCCTTCGACAACGACGTGACGCGCAATTTCTATGCGCGCCGCATGTTCATGGGGGCACAGGGGCTCGGGCCCCTCGGGTTGATGGAGGCGGATCCGCTTCTGATCCAGGCCGAACAAAAACTGATCGATCAGGCCGACGAATTGGTCGTGCTGGTCGATTCCTCGAAATTTCACAGGCGCTCGAGCCTCATACTTTGCGGGCTCAAGCGTATCGCCACTGTGATCACGGATTCGGGCATCGAGGACAGGCATGCCGCAATGCTCGAAGGCGCCGGCGTCAATCTGGTCATCGCCAAGGCGAAGCCCGCCGTTGACGCGGAAAGTGCTTCATCGTCCGCCTGA
- the rhaS gene encoding rhamnose ABC transporter substrate-binding protein, translating to MKIMKSLMITAAVAMALMANAAHAENKKIALVVKALGIGFFEAANKGAQEAAKELGDVEVIYTGPTSTTAEGQIEVINSLIAQKVDAIAVSANDTDALVPALKKAMDRGIKVISWDSGVAKEGRLMHLNPSSSPLIGNMIIKLAADNLPEGGDVAVLSASATATNQNTWIAEMKKVQGNYKGINVVATVYGDDLADKSYRETQGLIQSYPNLKAIIAPTSVGIVAAAQAVTDAGKIGQINVTGLGLPSEMAGHVKSGASKSFAIWNPIDLGYSATMIAYGLVNGAEAKPGAELKMGRMGTVKLDDNNEGAMADPFVYDASNVEEFAKIF from the coding sequence ATGAAGATTATGAAATCATTGATGATCACGGCTGCAGTCGCGATGGCACTCATGGCCAATGCCGCGCATGCGGAAAACAAGAAGATCGCGCTCGTCGTCAAGGCGCTCGGCATCGGCTTCTTCGAGGCTGCCAACAAGGGTGCGCAGGAAGCCGCCAAGGAGCTCGGTGACGTCGAGGTCATCTATACCGGACCGACGTCGACGACCGCCGAGGGCCAGATCGAGGTGATCAACTCGCTGATCGCTCAGAAGGTCGATGCGATCGCCGTTTCCGCCAACGACACCGATGCGTTGGTGCCGGCTCTGAAGAAGGCGATGGATCGCGGCATCAAGGTCATTTCGTGGGATTCGGGTGTCGCCAAGGAAGGCCGGCTGATGCACCTTAATCCGTCCTCGAGCCCGCTCATCGGCAACATGATCATCAAGCTTGCCGCCGACAACCTGCCCGAAGGCGGCGACGTCGCGGTGCTCTCGGCCTCGGCGACGGCGACCAACCAGAACACCTGGATCGCGGAAATGAAGAAGGTCCAGGGCAACTACAAGGGCATCAACGTCGTGGCTACAGTCTATGGTGACGACCTTGCCGACAAGTCCTACCGTGAGACCCAAGGCCTTATTCAGTCCTATCCGAACCTGAAGGCGATCATCGCGCCGACCTCCGTCGGCATCGTCGCGGCCGCGCAGGCGGTTACGGACGCCGGCAAGATCGGCCAGATCAACGTCACCGGCCTTGGTCTGCCTTCCGAAATGGCGGGCCACGTGAAGTCCGGCGCATCGAAGTCCTTCGCGATCTGGAACCCGATCGACCTTGGCTACTCGGCAACGATGATCGCCTATGGCCTCGTCAACGGCGCCGAAGCCAAACCCGGCGCGGAACTGAAGATGGGCCGCATGGGAACAGTCAAGCTCGACGACAACAATGAAGGCGCCATGGCCGATCCGTTCGTCTATGATGCCTCGAACGTCGAAGAGTTCGCGAAGATCTTCTGA
- a CDS encoding sugar ABC transporter ATP-binding protein has product MKPAVALEGISKSFPGVRALSDVSLALYPGSVTALVGENGAGKSTLVKILTGIYQPDAGVIRVADEEATFPTALAAARAGVTAIHQETVLFDELSVAENIFLGHAPRNRFGFIDWKKLNADATALLHRAGADFDPTIQLRDLGIARKHLVAIARALSVDARVVIMDEPTAALSHKEIHELYALIERLKADGKAILFISHKFDEIFRIADRYTVFRDGTMVGEGLIADVSQDDLVRMMVGRAVGSVYPKKEVAIGEPVLTVSGYRHPTEFEDINFELRRGEILGFYGLVGAGRSEFMQSLIGITRPSAGAVKLDGQVLVIRSPAEAIRAGIVYVPEERGRQGAIIGMPIFQNVTLPSLSHTSRSGFLKLANEFALAREYTSRLDLRAASLDQDVGTLSGGNQQKVVIAKWLATRPKVIILDEPTKGIDIGSKAAVHAFMSELAAAGLSVIMVSSEIPEIMGMSDRVIVMREGRIAGRFERAELTAEKLVRAAAGIETQSNGRAA; this is encoded by the coding sequence ATGAAGCCCGCTGTCGCACTCGAGGGCATATCGAAGTCCTTTCCCGGCGTGCGCGCTCTCTCCGATGTTTCACTCGCGCTCTATCCCGGATCGGTGACGGCGCTCGTCGGCGAAAACGGCGCGGGCAAGTCGACCCTCGTCAAGATCCTCACGGGCATCTATCAGCCGGATGCCGGCGTCATCCGTGTGGCCGATGAGGAAGCGACGTTTCCGACCGCCCTTGCTGCGGCCCGTGCCGGCGTCACCGCGATCCATCAGGAGACGGTGCTTTTCGACGAACTCTCCGTTGCCGAAAACATCTTCCTCGGCCATGCGCCGCGCAATCGCTTCGGCTTCATCGACTGGAAGAAGCTCAATGCCGATGCGACGGCCCTGCTGCATCGTGCAGGGGCCGATTTCGACCCGACGATCCAGCTCCGCGATCTCGGCATCGCCCGGAAACATCTGGTGGCGATCGCCCGGGCGCTGTCGGTCGATGCGCGCGTCGTCATCATGGACGAGCCGACGGCGGCCCTGTCGCACAAGGAAATCCATGAACTCTATGCCCTGATCGAGCGGCTGAAGGCCGATGGCAAGGCGATCCTCTTCATCAGCCACAAGTTCGACGAGATCTTCCGGATCGCCGACCGCTACACGGTCTTCCGCGACGGGACGATGGTCGGCGAGGGCCTGATCGCCGACGTGAGCCAGGACGATCTCGTCCGCATGATGGTTGGTCGCGCCGTCGGCTCCGTCTATCCGAAGAAGGAGGTCGCGATCGGCGAGCCGGTGCTCACCGTCTCCGGCTATCGCCACCCGACCGAATTCGAGGACATCAATTTTGAGCTGAGGCGCGGCGAAATCCTCGGCTTCTACGGTCTCGTCGGCGCTGGCCGCTCGGAATTCATGCAGTCGCTGATCGGCATCACCCGGCCGTCGGCCGGCGCGGTCAAGCTGGACGGGCAGGTGCTGGTGATCCGAAGCCCCGCCGAGGCGATCCGCGCCGGCATCGTCTACGTGCCGGAGGAACGCGGCCGGCAGGGCGCGATCATCGGCATGCCGATCTTCCAGAATGTCACGCTGCCCTCCCTGTCGCACACGTCGCGCTCAGGCTTCTTGAAGCTCGCCAACGAATTCGCGCTCGCACGTGAATACACTTCCCGGCTCGACCTCCGTGCCGCCTCTCTCGACCAGGACGTCGGCACACTTTCCGGCGGCAATCAGCAGAAGGTCGTGATCGCCAAGTGGCTCGCGACCCGGCCGAAGGTCATCATCCTCGACGAGCCGACCAAGGGCATCGATATCGGCTCCAAGGCCGCCGTCCATGCCTTCATGAGCGAACTTGCCGCCGCGGGCCTGAGCGTCATCATGGTGTCTTCGGAAATTCCCGAGATCATGGGCATGTCGGATCGCGTCATCGTCATGCGTGAGGGGCGGATCGCCGGGCGCTTCGAGCGAGCCGAACTGACCGCCGAAAAGTTGGTGCGCGCGGCTGCCGGCATCGAAACGCAATCGAACGGTAGGGCCGCATGA
- a CDS encoding ABC transporter permease yields MMAKLLKNREILLVVAIVALVGLIALRFPAFVTPASFARVYNDTSILIILALGQMAVILTRCIDLSMAANLALSGMVAAMLNTAFPGLPIPLVILVAMALGGLLGMVNGTLVWKLGIPPIVVTLGTLTIYRGLIFLLTDGKWINAHEMSDAFKGLPRLEIAGMPVLSWLSLLMIALMFLVMGRTPLGRAFYAVGGNPHAAVYTGIDVGRTRFFAYCLSGTLAGLSGYLWVSRYAVAYVDIAAGFELDIIAACVIGGISIAGGIGSVAGAVLGALFLGVIKNALPVINISPFAQMAISGTVIIIAVAVNARAEKRKGRVILRKAEAV; encoded by the coding sequence ATGATGGCGAAGCTTCTGAAGAATCGCGAAATCCTGCTCGTCGTCGCCATCGTCGCGCTGGTCGGCCTGATTGCACTGCGCTTCCCCGCGTTCGTAACTCCGGCAAGCTTTGCCCGCGTCTACAACGACACCTCTATTCTGATCATTCTGGCGCTCGGGCAGATGGCGGTGATCCTCACCCGCTGTATCGATCTGTCGATGGCCGCCAACCTTGCGTTGAGCGGCATGGTCGCGGCGATGTTGAACACCGCCTTTCCCGGACTGCCGATTCCCCTGGTCATTCTTGTCGCGATGGCGCTCGGCGGCCTGCTCGGCATGGTCAACGGAACGCTCGTCTGGAAACTCGGCATCCCGCCGATCGTCGTCACTCTTGGAACGCTGACGATCTATCGCGGCCTGATCTTCCTCCTGACGGATGGCAAGTGGATCAACGCGCACGAGATGAGTGATGCCTTCAAGGGCCTGCCGCGTCTTGAGATCGCCGGGATGCCGGTGCTCTCCTGGCTCTCGCTTCTGATGATTGCGCTGATGTTCCTGGTGATGGGCCGCACGCCGCTCGGGCGCGCGTTCTATGCCGTCGGCGGCAATCCGCATGCTGCCGTCTATACGGGTATCGATGTCGGCCGCACGCGCTTCTTCGCCTATTGCCTCTCGGGCACGCTCGCCGGCCTCTCCGGTTATCTGTGGGTGTCGCGCTATGCGGTCGCCTATGTCGACATCGCCGCGGGCTTCGAACTCGATATCATCGCGGCCTGCGTCATCGGCGGCATTTCGATTGCCGGGGGCATCGGCTCGGTGGCAGGCGCGGTGCTCGGCGCGCTGTTCCTCGGCGTGATCAAGAACGCCTTGCCGGTCATCAACATCTCGCCCTTCGCGCAAATGGCGATTTCCGGAACGGTCATCATCATCGCGGTCGCCGTCAACGCCCGTGCCGAAAAGCGCAAGGGCCGGGTCATTCTTAGAAAAGCGGAGGCGGTCTGA